A genomic stretch from Limnobacter thiooxidans includes:
- a CDS encoding CysB family HTH-type transcriptional regulator: MNLHQLRFVREAVRHDFSLTDAAKALFTSQPGVSKAIIEFEEELGFQIFKRHGKRIKGLTPPGELVYQACERVLAEMENIKRVGEEFAARESGQLTVAVTHTQARYVLPQAVAVFRKKFPKVKLILLQGTPEQLAQWVRKDQADLAVATEALADEPDLVTFPCYDWGHVAVAPVDSPLLKEFAQGKRKIALADFDNMPVITYETHFAGRKKIDAAFQKAGVTIDLVLEAIDADVIKTYVGLGLGVGIIAEVAFDAEKDKGLVAVPVDHLFGRNTTRIALRQGVFMRTLMYEFIAVFAPMLTPKLIDRVLGGGDAYDI; encoded by the coding sequence ATGAACTTGCACCAGCTTCGATTTGTTCGGGAAGCAGTTCGCCACGACTTCAGCCTGACTGACGCAGCCAAAGCGCTATTCACGTCGCAGCCCGGCGTGTCCAAAGCCATCATCGAGTTTGAGGAGGAACTGGGTTTTCAGATTTTCAAGCGCCATGGCAAGCGGATCAAAGGCCTGACGCCACCAGGCGAATTGGTGTATCAAGCTTGCGAGCGGGTGTTGGCCGAAATGGAAAACATCAAACGGGTGGGCGAGGAATTTGCAGCGCGTGAAAGCGGTCAGTTGACTGTGGCAGTGACCCACACCCAGGCCCGTTACGTATTGCCACAAGCCGTGGCCGTATTTCGCAAGAAATTCCCGAAGGTGAAGTTGATTCTCCTCCAGGGGACACCCGAACAATTGGCGCAGTGGGTGCGCAAAGACCAGGCGGATTTGGCAGTGGCCACAGAAGCCCTGGCCGATGAGCCGGATTTGGTCACATTCCCCTGCTACGACTGGGGGCATGTGGCGGTGGCGCCTGTTGATTCGCCTTTACTCAAGGAGTTTGCGCAGGGTAAACGGAAAATTGCACTGGCTGATTTTGACAACATGCCCGTGATCACCTACGAAACCCACTTTGCCGGGCGCAAGAAAATTGACGCGGCATTTCAGAAGGCAGGCGTCACGATTGATTTGGTACTGGAAGCGATTGACGCAGACGTGATCAAGACCTACGTGGGCTTGGGGCTGGGCGTGGGCATTATTGCCGAAGTGGCTTTTGACGCTGAAAAAGACAAGGGACTTGTGGCTGTGCCGGTAGATCACCTGTTTGGCCGCAACACCACCCGGATTGCCTTGCGGCAGGGTGTGTTCATGCGTACGCTGATGTACGAATTCATTGCCGTGTTTGCGCCGATGTTGACACCGAAGCTGATTGACCGTGTTCTTGGCGGTGGGGATGCTTACGATATTTGA